In Nitrobacteraceae bacterium AZCC 1564, the following proteins share a genomic window:
- a CDS encoding dihydroxy-acid dehydratase (product_source=KO:K01687; cog=COG0129; ko=KO:K01687; pfam=PF00920; superfamily=143975,52016; tigrfam=TIGR00110) translates to MPAYRSRTTTHGRNMAGARGLWRATGMKNEDFGKPIIAVVNSFTQFVPGHVHLQDLGQLVAREIEKAGGVAKEFNTIAVDDGIAMGHDGMLYSLPSREIIADSTEYMVNAHCADAMVCISNCDKITPGMLMAALRLNIPTIFVSGGPMESGKINLKGKKRAVDLIDAMVAAADDKVSDADVEVIERSACPTCGSCSGMFTANSMNCLTEALGLALPGNGSILATHADRKGLFVEAGHLIVDLARRYYEQDDETVLPRTIASFKAFENAMTLDIAMGGSTNTVLHLLAAAYEGKIPFTMQDIDRLSRRVPVLCKVAPSVADVHLEDVHRAGGVMAILGELDRANLLNRGLPMVHSNTLDDALARWDIQRTKSESVRTFYKAAPGNVPTQTAFSQERRFEELDTDRTAGCIRDVEHAFSKDGGLAVLFGNLALDGCIVKTAGVDDSILKFEGPARIFESQDAAVEGILGGKVKAGDVVVVRYEGPRGGPGMQEMLYPTSYLKSKGLGKQCALITDGRFSGGSSGLSIGHISPEAAEGGLIGLVEDGDRIKIDIPARSISLLVDDATLAQRREAMLARKDAWKPAKRTRKVSMALKAYAALTTSAAHGAVRVVPE, encoded by the coding sequence ATGCCTGCCTATCGCTCCAGAACGACAACCCATGGCCGCAACATGGCAGGCGCACGTGGCCTTTGGCGGGCCACCGGCATGAAGAACGAGGACTTCGGCAAGCCGATCATCGCCGTGGTCAACTCCTTCACCCAGTTCGTGCCCGGCCACGTCCATCTCCAGGATCTAGGCCAGCTCGTCGCGCGCGAAATCGAGAAGGCGGGCGGCGTCGCGAAAGAATTCAACACTATCGCAGTCGATGACGGCATCGCCATGGGCCACGACGGCATGCTCTACAGCCTGCCATCGCGTGAAATCATTGCCGATAGCACGGAGTACATGGTCAACGCGCACTGCGCGGACGCCATGGTCTGCATCTCCAACTGCGACAAGATCACGCCCGGAATGCTGATGGCGGCTTTGCGGCTCAACATCCCGACGATCTTCGTGTCGGGCGGCCCGATGGAATCCGGCAAGATCAACCTCAAGGGCAAGAAGCGCGCGGTCGATCTGATCGACGCCATGGTCGCAGCCGCCGATGACAAAGTCAGCGATGCCGATGTGGAAGTTATTGAGCGGTCCGCGTGTCCGACGTGCGGCTCGTGCTCGGGCATGTTCACGGCAAACTCCATGAACTGTCTCACCGAGGCGCTCGGACTTGCGCTGCCAGGTAACGGCTCGATTCTCGCGACCCATGCCGATCGCAAGGGTCTATTTGTTGAAGCCGGCCACCTCATCGTTGATCTGGCGCGCCGCTATTACGAGCAGGACGACGAGACAGTGCTGCCGCGGACGATCGCGAGCTTCAAGGCATTTGAGAATGCCATGACGCTCGATATCGCGATGGGCGGATCGACCAACACCGTGCTACATCTCTTGGCCGCTGCCTATGAAGGCAAGATTCCTTTCACCATGCAGGATATCGATCGGCTGTCGCGCCGGGTGCCGGTGCTCTGCAAGGTTGCTCCTTCAGTCGCAGACGTGCACCTTGAAGACGTGCATCGCGCAGGCGGCGTGATGGCCATTCTCGGTGAGCTTGATCGCGCAAATCTGCTCAATCGCGGCTTGCCGATGGTCCACAGCAATACGCTGGACGATGCTTTGGCCCGTTGGGATATCCAGCGAACCAAGAGCGAGAGCGTTCGCACATTCTACAAAGCCGCTCCGGGCAATGTGCCTACGCAGACGGCGTTCAGTCAGGAGCGTCGCTTCGAAGAACTTGATACAGATCGCACAGCGGGCTGCATCCGCGATGTGGAGCATGCCTTCTCGAAGGATGGCGGCTTGGCCGTCCTGTTTGGAAATCTGGCACTTGATGGCTGCATCGTCAAAACAGCCGGCGTCGATGACAGCATCCTGAAGTTTGAAGGCCCGGCGCGCATCTTCGAAAGCCAGGACGCCGCAGTCGAAGGAATCCTCGGCGGCAAAGTCAAGGCAGGCGATGTGGTGGTGGTTCGTTACGAAGGACCGCGCGGCGGCCCCGGCATGCAGGAGATGCTGTATCCAACCAGCTACCTGAAATCGAAAGGCCTTGGAAAGCAGTGCGCGCTGATCACCGATGGGCGCTTCTCCGGCGGATCATCCGGCCTGTCGATCGGCCATATTTCGCCGGAAGCTGCGGAAGGTGGCCTCATCGGACTGGTCGAGGATGGCGACCGCATCAAGATCGATATTCCTGCGCGCTCCATCAGCCTTCTGGTCGATGACGCCACCCTCGCGCAACGCCGGGAAGCGATGCTCGCCCGCAAAGATGCGTGGAAGCCCGCGAAGCGAACCCGAAAGGTTTCGATGGCGCTCAAAGCCTATGCAGCCCTTACGACCAGCGCGGCTCACGGTGCGGTGCGCGTCGTCCCTGAGTAA
- a CDS encoding putative radical SAM protein YgiQ (product_source=TIGR03904; cath_funfam=3.80.30.20; cog=COG1032; pfam=PF04055,PF08497,PF11842; smart=SM00729; superfamily=102114; tigrfam=TIGR03904) has product MRGAMNNLAAAEKPLMSWSPRRPPSGKAAPFLPMSRAEMTALGWDACDIVLVTGDAYVDHPSFGMAIIGRLLEAQGFRVGIIAQPDWQSAEPFKALGKPRVFFGVTGGNMDSMVNRYTADRRLRHDDAYTPGGEGGRRPDRCTIVYAQRCREAFKDVPIVLGGIEASLRRIAHYDYWSEKVRRSILADAKADLLLYGNAERAVVEVAHRLAAGEAPRDLDDVRGVALFRRVPDNYTELHADDLDSADEGAGRHRGDTVIRLPACEQVEQDREAYARASRVLHRESNPGNARALVQRHGDRDLWLNPPPIPLTSEEMDAVYDLPYARAPHPSYGDAKIPAWDMIKFSVTIMRGCFGGCTFCSITEHEGRIIQNRSEGSILREIELIRDKTPGFTGVISDIGGPTANMYRMACNDPKVEALCRRPSCVFPDICPNLNTSHDDLIRLYRKVREVKGVKKVMVASGVRYDLAVKSPEYVKELVTHHVGGYLKIAPEHTERGPLDKMMKPGIGAYDRFKDMFEAAAKQAGKKYFLIPYFIAAHPGTTDEDMMHLALWLKKNRYRADQVQTFLPSPMATATAMYHTGVNPLRGVRRGASEKVEAIKGLRQRRLHKAFLRYHDPENWPLLREALKQMGRADLIGSRPDQLVPAHQPPGTGKAAGTRRPMRSGGRTQRFTTKGVPFKNRDGARRIATKGMVAMV; this is encoded by the coding sequence ATGCGTGGCGCCATGAACAATCTTGCTGCCGCTGAAAAACCCTTGATGTCATGGTCTCCCCGCCGGCCACCTTCCGGCAAGGCGGCGCCATTCCTGCCGATGAGCCGCGCCGAGATGACGGCGCTCGGCTGGGATGCCTGCGACATCGTGTTGGTGACGGGCGACGCCTATGTCGACCATCCGAGCTTCGGCATGGCGATCATCGGCAGGCTGCTCGAAGCTCAGGGTTTCCGGGTCGGCATTATCGCCCAACCCGATTGGCAGTCGGCGGAGCCATTCAAGGCTCTGGGCAAGCCGAGGGTGTTCTTCGGCGTCACCGGCGGCAACATGGACTCGATGGTGAACCGCTACACGGCGGACCGAAGGCTGCGTCATGATGATGCCTACACGCCCGGCGGCGAAGGCGGCCGGCGGCCGGATCGCTGCACCATCGTCTATGCCCAACGCTGCCGCGAAGCGTTCAAGGATGTTCCGATCGTCCTCGGCGGTATCGAGGCGTCGCTCCGTCGCATCGCGCATTACGACTACTGGTCCGAGAAGGTGCGCCGTTCGATTCTCGCGGACGCCAAAGCGGACCTGCTACTCTATGGCAATGCCGAGCGTGCGGTCGTCGAGGTGGCGCACCGGCTCGCTGCCGGCGAGGCGCCGCGCGATCTGGACGACGTGCGGGGCGTCGCGTTGTTCCGTCGCGTGCCTGACAACTACACAGAACTGCATGCCGACGATCTCGACTCCGCCGATGAAGGTGCGGGCCGTCATCGCGGGGACACTGTAATTCGGCTGCCGGCATGCGAGCAGGTCGAGCAGGACCGTGAAGCCTATGCCCGCGCCTCGCGCGTGCTGCATCGGGAGAGCAATCCGGGCAATGCGCGGGCGCTTGTCCAGCGCCACGGCGACCGTGACCTATGGCTGAACCCGCCGCCGATCCCGCTGACGTCGGAAGAGATGGACGCCGTCTACGATCTGCCCTACGCCCGCGCGCCGCATCCGTCTTACGGCGATGCCAAGATCCCGGCGTGGGACATGATCAAGTTCTCGGTGACGATCATGCGCGGCTGCTTCGGCGGCTGCACGTTCTGCTCGATCACCGAACACGAGGGCCGCATCATTCAGAACCGCTCGGAAGGCTCGATCCTGCGCGAGATCGAGCTGATCCGTGACAAGACGCCGGGCTTCACCGGCGTGATCTCCGACATCGGCGGGCCGACCGCCAACATGTACCGGATGGCGTGCAACGATCCGAAGGTCGAGGCGCTATGCCGGCGGCCGTCCTGCGTATTTCCCGACATCTGCCCGAACCTGAACACGTCGCACGACGACCTGATCCGGCTGTACCGCAAGGTGCGCGAGGTGAAGGGCGTCAAGAAAGTGATGGTCGCGTCCGGCGTGCGTTACGATCTCGCGGTGAAGAGTCCCGAATACGTCAAGGAGCTCGTCACACATCACGTCGGCGGCTATCTGAAGATCGCGCCCGAACACACCGAGCGTGGTCCGCTCGACAAGATGATGAAGCCAGGGATCGGCGCGTACGATCGCTTCAAGGACATGTTCGAGGCCGCCGCAAAGCAGGCCGGCAAGAAATACTTCCTGATCCCCTATTTCATCGCGGCGCATCCGGGCACGACCGACGAGGACATGATGCATCTCGCGCTCTGGCTGAAGAAGAACCGCTATCGCGCCGATCAAGTGCAGACCTTCCTGCCCTCTCCGATGGCGACCGCCACGGCCATGTACCATACCGGCGTTAATCCGCTGCGCGGCGTGCGGCGCGGCGCGAGTGAAAAGGTCGAGGCGATCAAAGGGCTGCGGCAACGCAGGCTGCACAAGGCATTCCTGCGCTACCACGATCCTGAGAACTGGCCGCTGCTGCGCGAGGCGCTGAAACAGATGGGCCGCGCCGATCTGATCGGCTCACGCCCCGACCAACTCGTGCCGGCTCATCAGCCACCCGGCACTGGCAAGGCCGCCGGCACACGTCGCCCAATGCGCAGTGGCGGCAGGACGCAGCGTTTCACCACCAAGGGCGTACCGTTCAAAAACCGAGACGGCGCGCGGCGGATTGCGACGAAGGGGATGGTTGCGATGGTGTGA
- a CDS encoding hypothetical protein (product_source=Hypo-rule applied; pfam=PF11008; superfamily=141694; transmembrane_helix_parts=Inside_1_20,TMhelix_21_43,Outside_44_185) has protein sequence MKTRLKSAFRDSRYRGSIAASITNFVLLLCVAVLLTACNATSVVLEPQNRQLNAGMARIFFIRHSSFLSGLGKPDIKVDDKLVGSLAVGSYFVVDRPPGPHRIAVHGALDSTGWQTSLDLLPGTSYYLELGPVVRRNIDGFRLESMDVTGQPLPGRPGLNSAFMFYVLDPSAGAAVVARLTARSS, from the coding sequence GTGAAAACACGGTTGAAATCTGCGTTTCGGGACAGCCGATATCGCGGCAGCATCGCTGCGAGCATCACGAATTTTGTCCTGCTCTTGTGTGTCGCCGTTCTTCTGACCGCGTGCAACGCGACTTCGGTCGTCCTCGAGCCACAGAACCGGCAGCTCAACGCCGGGATGGCGCGCATCTTTTTCATTCGCCACTCGAGCTTTCTCTCCGGTCTTGGCAAGCCTGACATTAAGGTCGACGACAAGCTGGTAGGTTCTCTTGCGGTGGGCAGCTATTTCGTTGTTGATCGGCCTCCGGGTCCGCATCGCATCGCCGTCCATGGCGCGTTGGATTCAACCGGCTGGCAGACCAGCTTGGATCTTCTGCCGGGGACTTCCTACTACCTGGAATTAGGCCCGGTTGTCAGAAGGAACATCGACGGGTTCAGATTGGAGTCGATGGATGTCACCGGCCAGCCGCTGCCGGGACGTCCCGGTCTGAACTCGGCGTTCATGTTCTACGTTCTTGATCCATCGGCCGGGGCGGCAGTAGTCGCCCGTCTGACGGCACGCAGCTCGTAG
- a CDS encoding hypothetical protein (product_source=Hypo-rule applied; superfamily=51735), whose amino-acid sequence MIFAPHNISRFGLISRLHEGELRPSLPRGVFPGKRFKREVIPTWCCHGVNLMSEIDLLFEALHRTGNGTQASIRPGFSVSRLRTLMGRTIAATGLDLSGLTVLTEAATGAYAITPVIAAAAGAKRVYAFTKQTRYGTVADVKQQTLELASSAGVADRIEVLETIGPDVLQNVDIVTNSGHLRPLTAALIDQLPSHAVIALMFETWEFRPEDLDIEACWRRGIPVVGVNERHPAVDVFSFLGPLCLRQLHDCGLSGYSNRIALVCDNDFLGPLHAGLSSAGASVEIFGNVEAMYRDDWDAIVVALLPKAALLIGVPEARHLAACAPAGAVVTQFFGDVDRIALTSNGLAVWPPTAPGLGHMGILLSEIGPEPIVRLQTGGLRAAEWVRRGGGMTPGGFAQILERTQAT is encoded by the coding sequence GTGATTTTCGCGCCCCATAATATCTCGCGCTTCGGCCTGATCTCCCGCTTGCACGAGGGTGAGCTTCGCCCTAGCCTGCCGCGGGGTGTATTTCCCGGAAAAAGATTTAAACGCGAAGTGATTCCGACCTGGTGCTGTCACGGGGTCAATCTGATGAGCGAAATCGATCTCTTGTTCGAGGCATTGCACCGAACTGGTAACGGGACGCAAGCTTCAATCCGGCCTGGGTTCTCCGTGTCTCGTCTTCGAACGCTGATGGGCCGGACCATCGCTGCGACAGGATTGGATCTTTCCGGATTAACAGTCCTGACGGAGGCTGCGACCGGCGCTTACGCCATAACGCCCGTCATCGCTGCGGCGGCCGGAGCCAAGCGCGTCTACGCGTTCACAAAGCAAACCCGCTATGGAACGGTGGCTGACGTCAAGCAGCAAACCCTGGAGCTGGCATCCTCAGCCGGCGTCGCCGATCGCATCGAGGTGTTGGAGACAATTGGTCCGGACGTGCTCCAGAACGTTGATATTGTCACCAACAGCGGTCATCTTCGGCCTCTCACAGCTGCGCTGATCGATCAGCTGCCCAGCCACGCAGTCATCGCGCTGATGTTCGAGACATGGGAATTTCGCCCTGAAGATTTGGACATTGAAGCATGTTGGCGGCGCGGAATTCCGGTTGTGGGCGTCAACGAACGGCATCCTGCTGTCGATGTCTTCTCGTTCTTGGGACCTCTGTGTCTGAGGCAACTGCATGATTGCGGTTTGTCCGGTTACAGCAACCGCATCGCCTTGGTCTGCGACAATGATTTTCTCGGACCGCTGCATGCCGGGCTCTCAAGTGCAGGGGCAAGCGTCGAGATATTTGGAAATGTGGAGGCCATGTATCGCGACGACTGGGACGCAATTGTCGTCGCCCTGCTACCCAAGGCTGCGCTGCTTATCGGCGTGCCGGAAGCAAGACACCTCGCTGCCTGCGCACCCGCCGGCGCTGTTGTCACGCAGTTCTTTGGCGACGTGGATCGGATCGCGCTGACTTCGAATGGCTTGGCCGTCTGGCCACCCACAGCTCCTGGACTGGGACACATGGGCATTCTCCTGTCGGAGATCGGTCCGGAGCCGATCGTGAGATTGCAGACGGGTGGCCTGCGCGCCGCCGAGTGGGTCAGGCGAGGAGGGGGAATGACGCCTGGAGGATTCGCGCAGATCCTTGAGAGAACGCAGGCGACATGA
- a CDS encoding methionyl-tRNA formyltransferase (product_source=KO:K00604; cath_funfam=3.10.25.10,3.40.50.170; cog=COG0223; ko=KO:K00604; pfam=PF00551,PF02911; superfamily=50486,53328), which produces MTQQAKPDVVLLGDGPTALTALRSLAMHCRVVRVLRGLDQPETDPVRAFAAANDIPVSDLQGLDQLSKLIVDLRPAAVVISSFHRIIPPQILTSSRFINVHYSLLPQYRGRANVNWAVINNEDATGISIHLVVPGLDSGNLLFQQAVAIAPEDTVTSLYERLNAIQERELGRVVTNAIAGDQGIPQDAHQATYGCTRVPDDGEINWRQPTAAIDRLIRGLAPPFPGAFTYLNGERLMIARASAVFDPPAYVGRVPGRIVGRSAKEGWVDVLTGDGVLRIFSVGTSTCGDPCTPASVIRSTRITLGLSRLDLLRRITALEARIALLERSERVDE; this is translated from the coding sequence ATGACACAACAGGCCAAGCCCGACGTGGTGCTCCTCGGTGATGGGCCGACAGCGCTAACCGCACTTCGATCGTTGGCCATGCACTGTCGCGTGGTCCGTGTTCTGCGAGGGCTGGACCAGCCGGAGACCGATCCCGTCAGGGCTTTTGCCGCAGCGAACGATATTCCCGTATCAGACTTGCAGGGATTGGATCAACTTTCGAAGCTCATCGTCGACTTGCGACCTGCAGCGGTCGTGATCTCCTCCTTCCACCGAATTATCCCGCCACAAATTCTCACATCGAGCCGCTTTATCAACGTCCACTATTCACTTTTGCCGCAGTATCGTGGCCGCGCTAATGTCAATTGGGCCGTCATCAACAACGAAGATGCTACTGGTATCAGCATTCACCTTGTTGTTCCGGGGCTCGACAGCGGCAATCTGCTGTTCCAGCAGGCTGTTGCGATTGCGCCAGAAGACACGGTCACGTCTCTGTACGAACGTCTGAACGCTATTCAAGAACGTGAACTCGGACGGGTGGTGACCAATGCCATCGCTGGCGATCAAGGCATCCCCCAGGATGCCCACCAAGCGACTTACGGCTGCACGCGCGTGCCGGACGATGGAGAGATAAATTGGCGGCAGCCGACCGCGGCTATTGATCGGCTCATCCGCGGACTGGCGCCGCCATTCCCGGGTGCCTTCACGTATCTGAATGGCGAGCGACTGATGATTGCTCGCGCATCAGCCGTGTTCGATCCGCCCGCTTATGTTGGGCGCGTCCCTGGCCGTATCGTGGGCCGGTCGGCAAAGGAAGGTTGGGTCGACGTGTTGACGGGTGATGGCGTCCTGCGGATCTTCAGTGTCGGCACTTCGACTTGTGGCGATCCATGCACTCCGGCTTCGGTCATACGATCAACACGGATTACGCTGGGCCTGTCTCGGCTCGATCTGCTGCGCCGGATCACGGCATTGGAAGCTCGCATTGCTCTGCTGGAGCGATCCGAACGTGTTGACGAGTAG
- a CDS encoding diguanylate cyclase (GGDEF)-like protein (product_source=TIGR00254; cath_funfam=3.30.70.270; cog=COG2199; pfam=PF00990; smart=SM00267; superfamily=55073; tigrfam=TIGR00254; transmembrane_helix_parts=Outside_1_48,TMhelix_49_71,Inside_72_77,TMhelix_78_100,Outside_101_104,TMhelix_105_122,Inside_123_133,TMhelix_134_153,Outside_154_162,TMhelix_163_182,Inside_183_193,TMhelix_194_213,Outside_214_227,TMhelix_228_250,Inside_251_441), with translation MLRRDTFSGELSFSQSGRDAQIGAVDAIPRAKQTRLRDDHPSVHIDPPTLILYTAVLLAVIGGLFAFFWSREKQRASLVWFVLPFVMGVVGAAMAINPVFQVGGWGTRLGITCILLAYGFAWQMVRVFYHRRPLLLLVFAPTILWFALSATVVKEWNLFVTSAVIRTALTAAFTGLSAYEFWRSSDEDLPSRRILFGVFAAYCAFHVARLPIMSMVPMPIGMAPTAVWAIIVYNFATVVLVLLVSIFMIALSRERSSARNYSLAMRDAMTHVYNRRAYHEHMRALGANGNDPLPPYALLLLDIDSFKSINDRFGHPMGDKVIILAAQAAEVTLRKHDKVFRMGGEEFACLLPDTSLQEGYEAAERVRALFQKTAATVDGERIDATISIGVAATDSHLSPDQVLVQADAALYEAKRSGRNQTVMATAEERDSHSLADAASID, from the coding sequence ATGCTCCGTCGCGACACGTTCAGCGGCGAACTGTCCTTCTCTCAATCGGGACGCGATGCGCAGATCGGCGCTGTGGACGCGATCCCCCGCGCCAAGCAAACGCGTCTTCGGGACGATCATCCGTCAGTGCACATCGATCCTCCGACCCTGATTTTATACACTGCGGTGCTTCTTGCCGTGATCGGCGGCCTGTTTGCATTTTTCTGGTCCCGGGAGAAGCAACGGGCCTCGCTCGTATGGTTCGTCCTCCCATTTGTCATGGGAGTCGTAGGTGCCGCAATGGCGATCAATCCCGTCTTTCAGGTCGGGGGCTGGGGCACGAGACTCGGCATAACATGCATTCTGCTGGCCTATGGCTTTGCATGGCAGATGGTTCGGGTCTTCTATCATCGCCGGCCCTTGCTTCTGCTTGTGTTCGCGCCGACGATCCTTTGGTTCGCTCTTTCCGCGACCGTCGTGAAGGAATGGAATCTCTTCGTCACCAGTGCGGTGATCAGGACCGCTCTGACGGCGGCCTTCACCGGTCTTTCCGCTTATGAGTTCTGGCGCAGCAGTGACGAAGACCTTCCCTCCCGACGCATCCTGTTTGGCGTGTTTGCCGCCTATTGCGCATTTCACGTCGCACGCTTGCCGATCATGTCGATGGTCCCGATGCCGATCGGCATGGCACCCACCGCTGTCTGGGCCATCATTGTTTATAATTTCGCGACCGTCGTCCTGGTGCTGCTTGTCAGCATCTTCATGATCGCTCTGTCCCGGGAGCGGAGTTCGGCGCGGAACTACAGCCTGGCGATGCGGGATGCCATGACGCACGTCTACAACCGCCGGGCCTACCATGAACACATGCGGGCGTTAGGCGCGAACGGCAACGATCCGCTCCCACCCTATGCGCTGTTGCTGCTGGACATCGACTCCTTCAAGTCGATCAATGACCGTTTCGGACACCCGATGGGCGACAAGGTGATTATTCTTGCGGCTCAGGCGGCGGAAGTCACGCTGCGCAAGCATGACAAGGTATTCCGGATGGGCGGTGAAGAGTTCGCCTGTCTTCTTCCGGATACGAGCCTCCAGGAAGGCTATGAGGCAGCGGAGCGTGTGCGGGCTTTGTTCCAGAAAACTGCCGCAACTGTTGACGGCGAACGGATCGATGCGACGATCAGCATCGGGGTCGCCGCCACAGATAGCCACCTGTCCCCAGATCAGGTGTTGGTCCAAGCTGACGCGGCGCTCTATGAGGCCAAACGATCGGGACGCAACCAGACTGTCATGGCCACTGCCGAGGAAAGGGATAGCCATTCGCTTGCCGACGCCGCTTCCATCGACTGA
- a CDS encoding GntR family transcriptional regulator/MocR family aminotransferase (product_source=KO:K00375; cath_funfam=1.10.10.10,3.40.640.10; cog=COG1167; ko=KO:K00375; pfam=PF00155,PF00392; smart=SM00345; superfamily=46785,53383) yields the protein MSPFWARKKHQECERIVYYGGMTKPLNLSVDRSAKTPLAEQIRHGIATAIERGVLEPGARLPSWQDLAAQLGVARGTVQAAYEKLDAAQLIVASRATGTRVAPRPRAVVKSKQRPDPGSFLEIYQEMTQGPAFFQMGVPATETFPATLFARIRANAVRAEASAAPIYPDPRGELELRREIAGYLAIARGIDCSPSQIIVTGGYGAGLGLALRVLRLEGEKAWIEDPGFPFARKGLELARLSLAPIRVDADGIDIDHGFRHVSDAKLVVVTPGQQAPLGPTLSLERRLRLLDWAAASGVWVIEDDYLSELQLAGRAAPALASLDRAGRVIHIGSFSKTITPTLRLGFIVAPIDLMARFAEVAACLAPPPGPSVQLATAEFMREGHYLRHLRRTKRAYAAKREDLLAQLRPHFDADSVMATGLAVLLRLPDGTSDLTIAREILAFGMFPAPLSAWYASAETSRSGLLLGVATSPTKELGRSCDRLVDIIRRFS from the coding sequence ATGTCCCCGTTCTGGGCCAGAAAAAAGCACCAAGAATGCGAAAGAATAGTGTACTACGGTGGCATGACGAAGCCCCTGAACCTGAGCGTCGACCGCTCAGCCAAGACGCCGCTCGCCGAGCAGATCCGCCACGGGATTGCGACCGCGATCGAAAGGGGCGTGCTCGAACCGGGTGCCCGCTTGCCCTCTTGGCAAGACCTCGCCGCCCAGCTCGGCGTCGCCCGGGGCACCGTGCAGGCAGCATATGAGAAGCTGGACGCAGCACAGCTAATCGTCGCGTCCCGCGCGACAGGAACCCGCGTTGCCCCGCGTCCTCGCGCGGTGGTGAAAAGCAAGCAGCGGCCGGATCCCGGGTCGTTCCTGGAAATCTATCAAGAGATGACCCAGGGGCCCGCCTTCTTCCAGATGGGCGTCCCTGCGACGGAGACCTTTCCGGCAACACTCTTCGCGCGCATCCGCGCAAATGCCGTCCGCGCGGAAGCGAGCGCGGCGCCGATCTATCCAGATCCGCGCGGAGAGCTCGAGCTCAGACGAGAGATAGCAGGCTATCTCGCCATTGCCCGCGGCATCGACTGTTCGCCGTCGCAGATCATCGTCACGGGTGGATATGGCGCCGGGCTGGGACTGGCGCTCCGGGTGCTGAGGCTTGAAGGGGAGAAAGCCTGGATCGAAGATCCGGGCTTCCCGTTCGCCCGAAAGGGGCTTGAACTGGCGCGCCTGTCGCTCGCACCAATCCGCGTCGACGCGGACGGCATCGACATCGACCATGGGTTTCGCCACGTTTCAGACGCCAAGCTCGTGGTTGTGACGCCCGGGCAGCAGGCGCCGCTCGGACCGACATTGTCGCTCGAACGGCGCCTCCGATTGCTTGACTGGGCCGCTGCGAGCGGGGTCTGGGTGATAGAGGACGACTATCTGAGCGAGCTGCAGTTGGCAGGCCGGGCCGCGCCGGCGCTGGCATCGCTCGATCGCGCCGGGCGGGTCATCCACATCGGCTCGTTCAGCAAGACCATCACTCCCACACTCCGCCTCGGATTTATCGTGGCGCCGATCGACCTCATGGCCCGCTTTGCCGAGGTTGCAGCGTGCCTCGCCCCACCGCCGGGGCCTTCGGTGCAGCTCGCGACCGCGGAATTCATGCGGGAAGGCCATTATCTGCGCCACCTCCGCCGTACGAAGCGCGCCTATGCCGCCAAGCGGGAAGACTTGCTGGCGCAGCTTCGGCCCCATTTCGACGCCGATAGCGTTATGGCGACGGGCTTGGCCGTCCTGCTGCGGCTGCCCGATGGCACGTCGGATCTCACCATTGCGCGCGAGATACTGGCTTTCGGCATGTTTCCGGCTCCGCTCTCGGCCTGGTATGCCTCTGCGGAGACCAGCCGGTCTGGACTCTTGTTGGGCGTTGCGACATCGCCGACAAAGGAGCTCGGCAGATCCTGCGACCGCTTGGTCGATATCATCCGGCGTTTCAGCTGA